A region of Elusimicrobiota bacterium DNA encodes the following proteins:
- a CDS encoding PEP-CTERM/exosortase system-associated acyltransferase — translation MFRLGEFTFLEATEPNLIDAIHRLRYQIYVEEYGYEKPADHPGGVERDKFDPYSVPIAALDRQGKLVGTARLIHHCPHPLPALLLASPPWREEHGNDPHLVESSRFAMSREFRLSALGFKREMSFFRKHLIPGTQPRPPADEVMGPDDPSGRILIFLGLSYAVIDSAHRQGATHHLMTAERSLHVLLKRNGIHFDPIGPEVDYHGRRTPYAGVNEEMFKSVQSIRSKVFTFLSQRSGKVSPASQERALAEKESFRLGGFRFGVASEDERLDQVFQLRHRSYAEDFALIPSDSFPDKRERDVYDPWSLHAVAMDSGDRLVGTARLVLNTSLGIQSLESADPQERLRLSSTKKVAELSRLALAKPYGQAFADVLSVVLSIPLGPCSAGSMGPSDRRRAAVITLGLFRLLYRISKTIRLSGWCLLADDKMIDLLSRHQIHPELLGPENKTLGNRRPILLRFSDLETHLTNFSKIRAFARDAAFRGAPMSGGPPPTPSEKWGLEERRPQEKPMNTVGGNIL, via the coding sequence TTGTTTCGACTGGGTGAATTCACTTTTTTGGAAGCCACGGAACCGAACCTCATTGACGCCATACACCGGTTGCGTTACCAGATCTACGTGGAAGAATACGGCTACGAAAAACCGGCGGACCACCCGGGCGGAGTGGAACGGGACAAGTTCGACCCCTATTCGGTCCCCATCGCGGCGCTTGACCGTCAAGGAAAACTGGTGGGCACGGCCCGGTTGATTCACCACTGCCCGCATCCCCTTCCCGCCCTTCTGCTGGCCTCTCCCCCCTGGAGGGAGGAACACGGAAACGATCCCCACCTGGTGGAATCCTCCCGTTTTGCCATGAGCCGGGAGTTCCGTCTCTCCGCTTTGGGTTTCAAGCGGGAAATGTCCTTCTTCCGGAAACACCTGATTCCCGGAACCCAGCCTCGCCCACCCGCGGACGAGGTCATGGGGCCGGACGACCCCTCCGGTCGGATCCTTATTTTCCTCGGGCTCAGTTACGCCGTCATTGATTCCGCCCATCGCCAAGGGGCCACACACCACCTGATGACGGCCGAACGGTCGCTTCACGTCCTGCTGAAACGGAACGGGATCCATTTCGACCCCATCGGCCCTGAGGTGGATTACCACGGTAGGCGAACCCCCTACGCCGGGGTGAACGAGGAAATGTTCAAATCTGTCCAATCCATTCGATCCAAGGTATTTACCTTCCTCTCTCAACGGTCCGGGAAGGTCTCGCCGGCGAGCCAAGAACGGGCCCTGGCCGAAAAGGAAAGTTTCAGGCTAGGAGGGTTTCGCTTCGGGGTGGCCTCCGAGGACGAAAGGCTGGACCAGGTGTTTCAGTTGCGCCATCGCTCCTATGCCGAAGACTTCGCCCTGATTCCCTCCGATTCGTTTCCCGACAAGAGGGAACGGGATGTCTACGATCCCTGGTCTCTGCATGCGGTGGCGATGGACTCCGGCGATCGGCTGGTGGGCACGGCCCGGCTGGTGTTGAATACGTCTTTGGGGATTCAGAGCCTGGAAAGCGCGGATCCCCAGGAACGGCTCCGGCTATCATCCACAAAAAAAGTGGCGGAACTTTCGCGTTTGGCGCTAGCGAAACCCTACGGCCAGGCCTTCGCCGACGTTTTGTCCGTCGTCTTATCCATTCCGCTCGGTCCATGTTCCGCCGGTTCGATGGGGCCCTCGGACCGGCGCAGGGCGGCTGTGATCACCTTGGGCCTCTTTCGACTGCTTTACCGGATCAGCAAAACCATTCGCCTGTCGGGCTGGTGTCTGCTGGCGGACGACAAAATGATCGACCTCCTCTCGCGCCACCAAATCCACCCGGAACTTCTGGGACCCGAAAACAAAACCCTCGGGAACCGGCGACCGATTCTTCTCCGATTCAGCGATCTCGAAACTCATTTAACCAACTTCTCGAAAATCCGCGCTTTCGCCAGGGACGCCGCCTTTCGAGGGGCCCCCATGTCGGGGGGGCCACCTCCGACGCCCAGCGAGAAGTGGGGTTTGGAAGAGAGAAGGCCCCAAGAGAAACCCATGAATACCGTCGGGGGAAATATTTTGTGA
- a CDS encoding GMC family oxidoreductase: protein MTPPLSPADLAGKKWDWIVVCTGIGGATLGHALAAAGRRVLFLEMGEDPARNPQVLTGDYLESHRLDAAARRAEDFLNAGRFSGRIWDATRRRPIHPLLGSGVGGSSALYGMVMERFWPEDFEPRRWHPEAGEHLPARWPISFSDLEPHYRAAEALYRVSSAESDPLRSGQSFAYAAAPAPSSRRLADSLRQRGLHPYALPLARTPGTPCGYCQSFLCAHGCKNDAAKICIEPALQHHGAALLTRATVTSFQADEERVTGVQVSAGDQVLTFQAENFALAAGALLTPALLLKSRSARWPQGLANSSGLVGRYLMRHYIDLFGLPSFSPVSQTKEIGLNDFYLGDGDKYGTVADFGPMPPPGILLEDLDHDRAAAGRRPFPSSVRPLLKCGLSMVMERMRFLALIGEDLPHPDNRVELGENGVDLVIHSAITESERARIHRMRKRVRRALGGWVPILPNADNLKLLAHACGTCRMGEDPRQSVVNPFNRTHDLMNLFIVDGSFFPSSGGVNPALTIAANALRVADARELAGDSHRFQIPPF, encoded by the coding sequence GTGACTCCCCCGTTATCGCCCGCCGATCTGGCGGGAAAAAAATGGGACTGGATCGTCGTGTGCACCGGGATCGGCGGGGCCACCCTCGGCCACGCGCTGGCCGCCGCCGGGCGCCGGGTTTTGTTCCTGGAGATGGGCGAGGACCCCGCGCGCAATCCCCAGGTGTTGACCGGCGACTACTTAGAGTCCCACCGCCTCGACGCGGCGGCGCGCCGCGCCGAAGACTTTCTCAACGCGGGGCGATTTTCCGGCCGGATTTGGGACGCGACCCGGCGTCGGCCGATCCACCCTCTTCTCGGGAGCGGTGTGGGCGGCTCTTCCGCCCTCTACGGCATGGTCATGGAACGTTTTTGGCCAGAAGACTTCGAGCCCCGCCGCTGGCATCCCGAGGCTGGGGAGCATCTCCCCGCCCGTTGGCCCATCTCTTTCTCCGATCTGGAACCGCACTACCGCGCGGCCGAGGCTCTTTACCGGGTTTCCAGCGCGGAGTCCGACCCTCTTCGCTCCGGCCAAAGCTTCGCCTACGCCGCCGCCCCGGCCCCTTCCAGCCGCCGCCTCGCCGACTCCCTGCGCCAGCGGGGGCTTCATCCCTACGCGCTTCCCCTGGCCCGCACCCCCGGCACTCCCTGCGGTTATTGTCAAAGTTTCCTGTGCGCGCACGGCTGTAAGAACGACGCCGCTAAAATCTGCATTGAGCCAGCACTCCAACACCACGGCGCCGCTCTCCTGACCCGCGCCACCGTTACCTCATTTCAAGCTGACGAGGAGCGGGTCACTGGCGTCCAGGTGTCGGCGGGGGACCAGGTTTTGACTTTTCAGGCTGAGAATTTCGCCCTGGCGGCCGGGGCCCTCCTCACGCCGGCCCTGCTTCTGAAATCCCGGTCCGCCCGCTGGCCCCAGGGCCTGGCGAATTCCTCCGGTCTGGTGGGGCGATATCTCATGCGGCACTACATCGACCTGTTTGGATTGCCGTCGTTTTCCCCCGTCTCCCAAACCAAAGAAATCGGTTTGAACGATTTCTATTTGGGGGACGGAGACAAATATGGCACCGTGGCGGATTTCGGGCCCATGCCGCCACCCGGCATTCTTTTGGAAGATCTTGACCACGACCGCGCGGCCGCCGGCCGCAGGCCTTTTCCTTCTTCGGTCAGGCCTCTCTTAAAGTGCGGCTTGTCAATGGTTATGGAGAGAATGCGGTTCCTCGCTCTGATTGGCGAAGACCTGCCACATCCGGACAACCGCGTGGAACTGGGGGAGAACGGGGTGGACCTGGTGATTCACTCCGCCATAACGGAAAGCGAACGGGCGCGGATCCACCGGATGCGGAAACGGGTTCGCCGCGCCCTCGGTGGTTGGGTACCGATCTTACCCAACGCCGATAACCTGAAACTTCTGGCCCACGCCTGCGGCACCTGTCGCATGGGAGAAGATCCTCGACAAAGTGTCGTGAACCCCTTCAATCGGACCCACGACCTGATGAACTTGTTCATTGTGGACGGATCCTTTTTCCCCAGCAGCGGCGGCGTCAATCCCGCCCTCACCATCGCCGCCAACGCGCTCCGGGTGGCCGACGCACGGGAACTCGCCGGGGACTCCCATCGGTTTCAAATTCCTCCATTTTAA
- the argH gene encoding argininosuccinate lyase, with translation MKKHFVTPSEFVASIGFDGRLAPYDLAASMAHVEMLGRRRILPRGDVSKIVAGLKRLLARVRKGGRLLAAEDVHFAIEKSLYKEIGPVAGKMHTARSRNDQTVTALRLYLRDKIDGIDARLKSLIEAFLRQSEANASAVMPGYTHLQPGQPILVAHHLLAYGWMFQRDRERLADVRRRVNQLPLGAAALAGTSFPIDRHGVAKRLGFQGVIPNSMDAVSDRDFLVEFLAAASLVMTHLSRFAEELILWSNPSFGFVRLDDKFTTGSSIMPQKRNPDMAELLRGKTGRVFGDLTALLTILKGTPLAYNRDFQEDKPPLFDTVETVEACLDVTVPMVRTMSVDGEKTRAACGLGFLLATEVADGLARRSLPFREAHGAVARAVRFAAERKIPLEEVPLSFWRELAPQAGPWILQALSLDKAVDARRSFGGTAPSEVRKQRAALRRILGSKP, from the coding sequence GTGAAAAAACATTTCGTCACGCCTTCTGAATTCGTCGCGTCCATCGGGTTTGATGGTCGGTTGGCGCCCTACGACCTTGCGGCGTCCATGGCCCATGTGGAAATGTTGGGGCGGCGGCGGATCCTGCCCCGGGGGGATGTCTCCAAAATCGTCGCCGGGCTGAAACGTTTGCTGGCCCGGGTGCGAAAAGGCGGCCGACTGCTCGCCGCCGAAGACGTCCATTTCGCTATCGAAAAAAGCCTCTACAAAGAAATCGGGCCCGTGGCGGGGAAAATGCACACGGCGCGGTCCCGGAACGACCAAACGGTTACCGCCCTCCGTCTCTACCTTCGGGACAAGATCGATGGGATCGACGCCCGTTTGAAAAGTTTGATCGAGGCGTTCCTCCGACAATCGGAGGCAAACGCCTCCGCGGTGATGCCCGGCTATACCCATTTGCAACCGGGCCAACCCATCCTGGTGGCCCACCATCTGCTGGCTTACGGGTGGATGTTCCAGCGGGATCGGGAACGGCTGGCGGACGTCCGCCGGCGGGTGAACCAGCTTCCCCTGGGAGCGGCGGCGCTGGCGGGAACGAGCTTCCCCATTGATCGCCACGGCGTGGCGAAACGGCTGGGGTTCCAGGGGGTCATCCCCAATTCCATGGACGCCGTGAGCGACCGGGACTTCCTGGTGGAATTCCTGGCCGCGGCTTCCCTGGTCATGACGCATCTCTCCCGGTTCGCCGAGGAATTGATCCTTTGGTCCAACCCGTCCTTCGGGTTCGTCCGTCTGGACGACAAATTTACCACGGGGTCCTCCATCATGCCGCAAAAACGGAACCCCGATATGGCGGAACTTTTGCGGGGAAAAACGGGCCGGGTGTTCGGCGACCTGACGGCGCTGTTGACGATCCTCAAAGGCACGCCGCTGGCCTACAACCGGGATTTTCAGGAAGACAAGCCTCCCCTGTTTGACACGGTGGAAACCGTGGAGGCCTGTTTGGACGTGACGGTTCCCATGGTCCGGACGATGAGCGTGGACGGGGAGAAAACCCGCGCGGCCTGTGGCCTGGGGTTTCTGCTCGCCACGGAGGTGGCGGACGGATTGGCGCGTCGGAGTCTTCCGTTCCGGGAAGCCCACGGCGCGGTGGCCCGGGCGGTGCGTTTCGCGGCGGAACGGAAAATCCCGCTGGAAGAAGTTCCGCTTTCCTTCTGGCGGGAACTCGCGCCCCAGGCCGGCCCCTGGATCCTCCAGGCGCTCTCTTTGGATAAGGCGGTGGACGCCCGCCGGTCCTTCGGTGGAACGGCTCCCTCGGAAGTCCGGAAGCAGAGGGCCGCGCTCCGACGGATTTTGGGGTCAAAACCGTGA
- a CDS encoding TolC family protein: MKLRAVVLLLVSALSVRAAERLTLAEAARRAVARSPTLRAAEAQVDEARRAGSAVRATNYPSLHAGSAFTRGDGPVYAFASLLDQRNFTAANFDIGTLNDPGYVTNFKSYLQVGLPIFAGYDIQNGSRMADLGLSQAESGEAGARQEVRLAVFEAAMQWIQARALSDRLTERLRASGEEIQSAERLRAKGLVLGSDFFAAEAVLAGLEAWKAQTAKMAEAGRDSLAVLLGQDPSEFDIVGTLSAQGPALPSATELQRLAGTHRADVRAADLAAQRGALAVSQEKAAFLPRVDAMAKAETNTEDFSSNPSNRLVMVRAEWALGDPAYGARKETALAASRAGDQRRAALEERVRLEILQSLRRYEGISDALPSLERTVDLAEKSLNLFRPLYREGRQSILDVLRAEESLARAESLRLEALAQLHLQRARTLAAAGVLDEGALAALSAALEKPQ; this comes from the coding sequence ATGAAGCTCCGCGCCGTCGTCCTTCTGTTGGTTTCGGCCCTTTCGGTTCGGGCGGCCGAACGCTTGACCCTGGCCGAGGCCGCGCGGCGGGCCGTGGCCCGGAGCCCAACCCTTCGCGCGGCGGAGGCCCAGGTGGACGAGGCCCGGCGGGCGGGATCGGCGGTTCGCGCCACGAACTACCCTTCTCTTCACGCGGGTTCCGCTTTCACCCGCGGGGACGGGCCGGTCTACGCCTTCGCCTCCCTCCTGGACCAACGGAATTTCACCGCGGCCAACTTCGACATCGGAACGCTGAACGATCCGGGGTACGTGACGAACTTCAAAAGTTATCTTCAAGTGGGCCTGCCGATTTTCGCCGGATACGACATCCAAAACGGGAGTCGGATGGCGGATCTCGGTCTTTCTCAGGCGGAGAGCGGGGAGGCGGGGGCTCGGCAGGAGGTCCGCTTGGCGGTTTTTGAGGCGGCGATGCAGTGGATTCAAGCCCGGGCGCTGAGCGACCGCTTGACCGAACGGCTCCGGGCTTCGGGTGAGGAAATCCAAAGCGCGGAACGGCTCCGGGCCAAGGGGCTCGTGTTGGGCTCGGACTTTTTCGCGGCGGAGGCGGTTTTGGCCGGGTTGGAGGCCTGGAAGGCGCAAACCGCGAAGATGGCCGAGGCGGGCCGCGATTCCTTGGCGGTTCTGCTCGGTCAGGACCCGTCGGAGTTCGACATCGTGGGCACCCTGTCCGCCCAAGGGCCCGCTCTTCCGTCGGCCACGGAACTCCAAAGGCTCGCGGGGACCCACCGCGCGGATGTGCGGGCGGCGGACCTGGCCGCCCAACGGGGGGCCTTGGCGGTTTCTCAGGAAAAGGCCGCGTTCCTCCCCCGGGTGGACGCCATGGCCAAGGCCGAGACGAACACCGAAGACTTTTCCTCCAACCCGTCCAACCGGCTCGTGATGGTCCGGGCCGAATGGGCCCTGGGCGACCCCGCCTACGGCGCACGGAAAGAGACAGCCCTCGCGGCGTCCCGCGCGGGAGACCAGCGGCGGGCCGCGTTGGAGGAACGGGTTCGCTTGGAGATCCTCCAATCGCTCCGGCGGTATGAGGGAATTTCGGACGCCCTTCCTTCGTTAGAGAGGACGGTGGATCTGGCTGAGAAATCCCTCAACCTTTTCCGGCCTCTTTATCGGGAAGGCCGACAGAGCATTTTGGACGTCCTTCGGGCGGAGGAATCCCTGGCGCGGGCGGAATCCCTTCGATTGGAAGCCCTCGCTCAACTGCATCTTCAACGGGCCCGCACCCTGGCCGCGGCCGGGGTGTTGGACGAAGGCGCCCTGGCCGCCCTCTCGGCGGCGCTGGAGAAACCCCAATGA
- a CDS encoding argininosuccinate synthase, giving the protein MVVAYSGGLDTSVMLRWIKERYRCEVIAACVDVGQAEDYPKLKARALATGASKAYVIDARKEFVEDFIWPTLKAQALYEGRYLLGTSIARPIIAEKVAEIARKEKADAVSHGSTGKGNDQVRFELTFKAVAPELGILAPWREWEFKGREDEIRYAQEHKIPVTVTKKKPYSSDANLWHISYEGGVLEDPNHPYKDDMFELTVSPEKAPNRPEYVTIRFEKGIPVAVNGKVLGPVTLVQSLNRIAGRNGVGRVDIVENRLVGMKSRGVYEAPAATILYAAHRELESLVLDRETAHAKELIGPRYAELVYFGQWHAPLRRALDAFVNETQKVVTGVVRLKLYKGNIVVQGRTSPHSLYWQKLASFEAEDIYDQKDAEGFINLFGLPIKVAALLRKARR; this is encoded by the coding sequence GTGGTGGTGGCCTATTCCGGAGGGTTGGATACTTCGGTCATGTTGCGATGGATCAAGGAGCGGTATCGGTGCGAGGTGATTGCCGCCTGCGTGGACGTGGGGCAGGCGGAAGATTATCCAAAACTGAAGGCCCGGGCTCTGGCCACCGGAGCTTCCAAGGCCTATGTGATCGACGCGCGGAAAGAGTTCGTGGAGGATTTTATTTGGCCCACGCTCAAGGCCCAGGCGCTTTACGAGGGGAGGTACCTTCTGGGGACCTCCATCGCGCGGCCCATCATCGCCGAGAAAGTGGCGGAGATCGCGCGGAAAGAAAAAGCCGACGCCGTCTCCCACGGGTCCACCGGCAAGGGCAACGACCAGGTGCGGTTTGAGTTGACCTTCAAAGCCGTGGCGCCGGAACTTGGAATTTTGGCGCCTTGGCGGGAATGGGAATTCAAAGGGCGGGAGGACGAAATCCGCTACGCCCAAGAACACAAGATCCCCGTGACCGTCACCAAGAAGAAACCCTATTCTTCCGACGCCAATTTGTGGCACATTTCCTACGAAGGCGGCGTGCTGGAAGACCCGAACCATCCGTACAAAGACGACATGTTCGAGCTCACCGTCTCGCCGGAGAAGGCGCCCAACCGGCCGGAATACGTGACGATCCGTTTCGAGAAGGGTATCCCCGTTGCTGTGAACGGAAAAGTACTGGGGCCGGTGACCCTGGTTCAATCCTTGAACCGCATCGCCGGTCGGAACGGCGTGGGTCGGGTGGACATCGTGGAGAACCGCTTGGTGGGCATGAAGTCCCGCGGGGTGTATGAGGCGCCGGCGGCGACGATTCTCTACGCCGCCCATCGGGAACTGGAATCTCTGGTGTTGGACCGGGAGACCGCCCACGCCAAGGAATTGATCGGTCCCCGCTACGCGGAACTGGTTTACTTCGGCCAATGGCACGCGCCGCTTCGCCGGGCCTTGGACGCGTTTGTGAACGAGACGCAAAAGGTCGTCACGGGCGTGGTTCGGCTTAAACTGTACAAGGGGAATATCGTCGTCCAGGGGCGCACGTCGCCCCATTCGCTCTACTGGCAAAAGCTGGCCAGTTTTGAGGCGGAGGACATCTACGACCAGAAGGATGCGGAAGGGTTTATCAACCTCTTCGGTCTCCCCATCAAAGTGGCCGCCCTTCTGCGCAAGGCCCGCCGGTAG
- a CDS encoding efflux RND transporter permease subunit, producing the protein MTQKNKSVEPSLGLAGRLAEMFVGSKLTVLFVLASLLLGLFATVSLPREEEPQINVPMFDVFVGYPGASAREVEDRLTSVGERMFWEIPDVEYVYSTSEPGLAMFILRFKVGTNPEEAMTRVYTKTFAHMDVLPPGATQPLVKPRSIDDVPILALNLSGEGQDAASLRSQAAALRAEVSAVPGVSTTDIIGGRRRQFLIHFDPAALARHHLTPLELAGTVQAANTRVPVGAFLREGRSVAVEADALVRSVEDLKKIVVGVSSGRAVTLADVAKITDGPDEEERAVAEWTREGSREAVTLAVSKRRGQNATQVAREVMRRIDSVRPSLLKKETNVSVTRNYGETAKEKSDELLYHMALATLSVTLLIAFFLGVREALVVLVAIPVTLALTLLVYSLLGYTLNRITLFALIFSIGILVDDAIVVVENIHRHFAMRDGRSLRQVAVDAVAEVGNPTILATWAVIAAILPMAFVSGLMGPYMRPIPVGASVAMMFSLGIAFVISPWAFTHVLAIWKPKAGTGHGEESFLDRLYRKVMGRLLTDALSRWLYLGGMGLLLAAACSLVYFKKVTMKMLPFDNKNEFEVVLTLPEGSALSQTKEAAAEIARVLLAEAPEVERVTSYAGTAAPYNFNGLVRHYFLRQRPHQADLAVNLVDKKSRRLQSHAVASSLRPIVQSIADRYNARVQVAEIPPGPPVLSTLVFEVYGPDNKARDGFAGTLQQFLRKEEGIVDVDTYVPSTEPLDVLAVDREKATLNGLSATHIAQTAALALGGQTLGLASTGVDKDPVEIRLRLSPQDRRGLDALAKINLLSRNGTLIPFGQLTKTTRGDRDPPIYHKNLQRVSYVIADVAGRQESPVYAVLALRDKIQTLARESGYEVNEYFASSPKNSLERALKWDGEWQITYEVFRDLGLAFAFALVLIYVLVVGWFKSFTIPLVVMVPIPLTLVGILPAHWALGAFFTATSMIGFIAGAGIVVRNSIILVDFIHLRLAEGMPLKEAVIDAGAVRFRPMLLTAAAVVAGAGVILFDPIFQGLAVALMAGEIASTVLSRMAVPVLYFMAARRTRGTP; encoded by the coding sequence ATGACCCAAAAAAATAAATCTGTGGAACCTTCCCTCGGTCTGGCCGGCCGGTTGGCGGAGATGTTCGTCGGGTCCAAGCTCACGGTTCTTTTCGTTTTAGCCAGTCTCCTCCTGGGCCTTTTCGCCACCGTGAGCCTCCCTCGGGAGGAGGAGCCCCAAATCAACGTTCCGATGTTCGACGTGTTTGTCGGTTATCCGGGCGCCAGCGCCCGCGAGGTGGAAGACCGTCTGACGAGCGTGGGGGAGCGGATGTTTTGGGAAATTCCCGACGTGGAATACGTCTACTCCACTTCCGAACCCGGCCTCGCCATGTTCATCCTGCGTTTCAAGGTGGGCACGAACCCGGAGGAAGCCATGACCCGGGTTTACACCAAGACCTTCGCCCACATGGATGTCTTGCCCCCCGGGGCCACCCAGCCCCTGGTCAAACCCCGTTCCATCGACGACGTGCCCATCCTCGCCCTGAACCTGTCGGGGGAAGGCCAGGACGCCGCCTCGCTTCGTTCCCAGGCCGCGGCGTTACGAGCGGAAGTGAGCGCGGTCCCCGGCGTTTCGACCACGGACATCATCGGCGGACGGCGGCGGCAGTTCCTCATCCATTTTGACCCGGCCGCCCTGGCGCGGCACCACCTGACGCCGCTGGAACTGGCGGGCACGGTGCAAGCCGCCAACACCCGGGTGCCGGTCGGCGCCTTTTTGCGCGAAGGTCGTTCGGTGGCGGTGGAGGCGGACGCCCTGGTGCGCTCGGTGGAGGATCTTAAAAAGATCGTGGTCGGTGTGTCGTCCGGACGCGCCGTGACCTTGGCCGACGTGGCCAAAATCACGGACGGACCGGACGAGGAGGAACGCGCCGTCGCCGAATGGACCCGGGAAGGGTCCCGCGAAGCCGTGACCTTGGCCGTCTCCAAACGACGGGGCCAAAACGCCACCCAAGTCGCCCGCGAAGTCATGCGGAGAATTGACTCTGTCCGCCCCAGCCTTTTGAAAAAGGAGACGAATGTCTCCGTGACGAGGAATTATGGGGAGACGGCGAAAGAAAAATCCGACGAACTGTTATACCACATGGCCCTGGCCACCCTGTCGGTGACGCTCTTGATCGCCTTCTTCCTCGGCGTCCGAGAGGCGTTGGTGGTGTTGGTCGCCATCCCGGTGACTCTGGCGCTGACGCTTTTAGTCTATTCTCTTCTGGGTTATACGCTCAACCGCATCACGCTCTTCGCGCTCATCTTCTCGATCGGCATTTTGGTGGACGACGCCATCGTGGTGGTGGAAAACATCCATCGCCATTTCGCCATGCGGGACGGCCGGTCGCTTCGGCAGGTAGCCGTGGACGCCGTGGCCGAAGTGGGGAACCCCACGATCCTGGCCACCTGGGCCGTGATCGCGGCCATCCTGCCCATGGCGTTTGTTTCGGGACTGATGGGCCCCTACATGCGGCCGATTCCGGTCGGGGCCAGCGTGGCCATGATGTTTTCCTTGGGGATCGCCTTCGTCATTTCTCCTTGGGCCTTCACGCATGTTTTGGCGATCTGGAAACCCAAAGCGGGGACGGGCCATGGAGAGGAATCGTTCCTGGACCGTCTCTACCGGAAAGTGATGGGACGGCTTTTGACCGACGCCCTTTCCCGGTGGCTCTATTTGGGCGGCATGGGGCTTCTTCTGGCGGCCGCCTGTTCCCTGGTGTATTTCAAGAAGGTGACCATGAAGATGCTCCCCTTCGATAACAAAAACGAATTTGAGGTGGTCCTGACCCTGCCGGAAGGCTCGGCCCTTTCCCAGACGAAGGAGGCCGCGGCGGAAATCGCCCGGGTTCTGTTGGCGGAAGCCCCGGAGGTGGAACGGGTAACCAGCTACGCGGGCACGGCCGCCCCTTACAACTTTAACGGCTTGGTGCGGCACTACTTCTTGCGACAGCGCCCCCACCAAGCGGACCTCGCCGTTAATCTGGTGGACAAAAAAAGCCGAAGGCTTCAGAGCCACGCGGTGGCGTCTTCCCTTCGGCCCATCGTTCAGTCCATCGCGGACCGCTACAACGCCCGAGTTCAGGTGGCGGAAATCCCGCCCGGCCCGCCGGTCCTTTCCACCCTGGTGTTCGAGGTGTATGGCCCCGACAACAAGGCCCGGGACGGTTTTGCCGGAACGCTCCAACAGTTTCTGCGCAAGGAGGAAGGGATCGTGGACGTGGACACCTATGTTCCCTCCACGGAACCCTTGGACGTTCTGGCGGTGGACCGCGAGAAGGCCACCTTGAACGGTTTGTCCGCCACCCACATCGCCCAAACGGCCGCCCTGGCCCTGGGCGGCCAAACCCTGGGGCTCGCGTCGACGGGCGTGGACAAGGACCCCGTGGAAATCCGCCTCCGTCTTTCTCCCCAGGACCGCCGGGGATTGGACGCCTTGGCCAAGATCAACCTTCTGTCCCGGAACGGCACCCTGATCCCCTTCGGGCAATTGACGAAAACCACGCGGGGGGACCGCGACCCGCCCATCTACCATAAAAATCTCCAGCGCGTGAGCTACGTGATCGCCGATGTGGCCGGCCGCCAAGAGAGCCCGGTCTACGCCGTGCTGGCCCTGCGGGACAAGATTCAAACCTTGGCGCGGGAGTCGGGGTACGAGGTGAACGAATACTTCGCGTCCTCTCCCAAAAATTCGCTGGAGCGCGCGCTCAAGTGGGACGGCGAATGGCAAATCACCTACGAAGTCTTCCGGGATCTGGGGTTGGCGTTTGCTTTCGCTTTGGTCTTGATCTACGTTTTGGTCGTGGGCTGGTTTAAGTCGTTTACGATCCCGCTGGTGGTCATGGTTCCGATCCCGCTCACGCTCGTGGGGATCCTCCCGGCCCATTGGGCCCTCGGCGCCTTTTTCACCGCCACCAGCATGATCGGTTTCATCGCCGGTGCCGGCATCGTGGTCCGGAATTCCATCATCCTGGTGGACTTCATCCATTTGCGTCTGGCGGAAGGGATGCCGCTCAAGGAAGCCGTGATCGACGCCGGGGCCGTGCGTTTCCGCCCCATGCTCCTCACCGCCGCCGCCGTGGTCGCCGGGGCCGGCGTGATCCTCTTCGACCCCATCTTCCAGGGCCTCGCCGTCGCCCTCATGGCCGGCGAAATCGCCTCCACCGTCCTCTCCCGCATGGCCGTCCCCGTCCTCTACTTCATGGCCGCCCGACGAACACGGGGGACGCCCTAA